The following proteins come from a genomic window of Hydractinia symbiolongicarpus strain clone_291-10 chromosome 2, HSymV2.1, whole genome shotgun sequence:
- the LOC130629928 gene encoding TNF receptor-associated factor 4-like, translating to MPGGFNVEVAEDVKQDLYCVICLNLMKNVMQLQCGHGMCKICLEDLETSSRERGLDFVCPTCRKLINNNNVHPVPIMDTFISSVKVKCEHLEKGCEWIGELGNLEVVILRIVTERLNGASSQTTWRNVRTSRKHANIAKDYSYAQKSSCIIAYVEDTL from the exons ATGCCTGGAGGGTTCAATGTTGAAGTTGCTGAAGATGTGAAACAAGATCTGTATTGTGTCATCTGTCTGAActtaatgaaaaatgttatGCAGCTACAATGCGGTCATGGAATGTGCAAGATCTGTTTAGAAGATCTAGAGACAAGTAGCAGGGAAAG GGGTTTGGATTTTGTTTGTCCAACATGtcgaaaattaataaataacaaCAAT GTGCACCCAGTCCCGATAATGGACACATTCATTTCATCAGTGAAAGTTAAATGTGAACATTTAGAGAAAGGCTGCGAGTGGATTGGTGAGCTCGGTAATTTGGAG GTTGTGATTTTAAGAATTGTGACAGAACGTTTGAACGGCGCGAGCTCACAGACCACATGGAGAAATGTGCGTACAAGCCGGAAGCATGCCAATATTGCAAAGGACTATTCTTATGCTCAGAAATCCAG TTGCATTATCGCGTATGTGGAAGATACCCTGTAA
- the LOC130629896 gene encoding uncharacterized protein LOC130629896 has product MSSGESVSRGQKRRREDRSAQESLSLSSIKNYFDKRFEDIQTKFEKDNHKLAKKFKKEPELSFKFKGNKKQYEFNESIRRDLETLEDLIKQGSKHRSTKMLQEIGGVPSTNTSQMTWLATPQTSEKLKLLKIVTSEKSKTHLIAPGNQSFRMYRQRSPKLQIKSSFGMLNQTSDELFTPVRLASSQQELASAAEKTDTGENTAPKLKDKSTFKDKLIFPLISSKTCKSKSNNKFESVKGNLKNKIPFWESIKANRTIIDILKHGYKIPFFSTPEKAHFENNRSALMEKEFVTASIKELLESGRIRETAFTPHVVNPLSVSTQGNGKKRLILDLRHVNKHIYKDKVKFDDWRVMEEYLKMDSFMFHFNLKQGYHRIDMFEEHQTYLGFSWKFEGITKHFVFTVLPFGLTSAPFIFTKVMRCLVKYWRKSAICISVYLDYGLGVASSYETCLKQSDFVQETLFKSGFVVNNDKSVWNPQKEVIWLGVKADLHRNVFTIPQIRVNSILDCINKLEYRK; this is encoded by the exons ATGTCTAGTGGCGAAAGTGTATCAAGAGGTCAGAAAAGACGGAGAGAAGACAGATCTGCTCAGGAAAGTCTTTCTCTTTCtagtattaaaaattattttgacaaaAGGTTTGAAGATATCCAAACAAAGTTTGAAAAGGATAATCACAAACTAGCAAAGAAATTCAAAAAGGAACCAGAACTTTCTTTTAAGTTTAAGGGGAACAAAAAACAATACGAGTTTAATGAATCTATTCGACGTGACCTTGAGACGTTGGAAGATCTGATAAAACAAGGCTCAAAGCACAGATCTACAAAAATGTTACAGGAGATA GGTGGAGTACCGTCGACGAATACATCTCAGATGACCTGGCTAGCGACTCCGCAGACGAGCGAAAAATTAAAGCTCCTGAAAATCGTGACATCAGAGAAAAGCAAAACACATTTAATCGCACCAGGAAATCAAAGTTTTCGGATGTATCGTCAACGATCTCCAAAGCTCCAGATAAAATCCAGTTTCGGAATGCTGAATCAGACTTCAGACGAGTTGTTCACCCCAGTGCGACTAGCTTCAAGCCAACAGGAGCTTGCTTCAGCTGCGGAAAAAACGGACACTGGCGAAAATACTGCCCCGAAGCTAAAAGATAAAAGTACATTTAAAGATAAGTTAATATTTCCTTTAATTTCGTCTAAAACATGTAAATCAAAATCCaataataaatttgaaagtgtaaaaggcaatttaaaaaacaaaattccctTTTGGGAATCCATAAAAGCGAACAGAACAATTATAGATATCCTAAAACATGGCTATAAAATTCCATTTTTCTCAACCCCGGAAAAAgcgcattttgaaaataatagatCAGCTCTCATGGAAAAAGAATTCGTTACTGCTTCAATAAAAGAACtgcttgagagtggaaggattcggGAAACTGCATTCACTCCTCACGTGGTAAACCCATTATCCGTTTCTACTCAAGGTAATGGTAAAAAACGCCTTATCTTGGATTTAAGACATGTAAATAAGCATATATATAAAGACAAAGTAAAATTTGATGACTGGAGAGTCATGGAAGAATACTTAAAGATGGATAGTTTTATGTTTCATTTTAATCTGAAGCAAGGTTATCACCGTATTGATATGTTTGAAGAACATCAAACTTATCTTGGATTTTCTTGGAAATTTGAAGGGATAACAAAACATTTCGTATTCACTGTTCTACCTTTTGGCTTAACTTCTGCcccatttatttttacaaaagtaATGCGTTGTCTGGTTAAATATTGGAGGAAAAGCGCGATTTGTATTTCTGTGTACCTTGATTATGGTTTAGGAGTCGCAAGCTCATACGAAACATGTTTAAAACAGTCGGATTTTGTTCAAGAGACTTTATTTAAAAGCGGATTCGTTGTTAACAACGATAAAAGTGTCTGGAATCCACAAAAAGAAGTAATCTGGTTAGGCGTTAAAGCAGATTTgcatagaaatgttttcactatCCCTCAAATACGAGTTAACTCCATCTTAGATTGTATTAATAAGTTAGAATACCGAAAATGA